Proteins co-encoded in one Euleptes europaea isolate rEulEur1 chromosome 1, rEulEur1.hap1, whole genome shotgun sequence genomic window:
- the LOC130493447 gene encoding gastrula zinc finger protein XlCGF49.1-like — protein MLQQSLLLGNFLSLQKWDPSLKMEAEFSETERAPLEEGQWARAQECSQDALSRECGKRFRDSSALQNHRRIHTGEKPFECSECGKRFRQSSQLQLHQRTHTKEKPFECSDHSTSLQTHLRTHTGEKPFECSECGKRFSHSSHLQTHLRTHTGEKPFECLECGKRFSDSSPLQMHFRTHTGEKPFECSECGKRFSQSSHLQLHQRTHTKERPFECSECGKRFSHSRSLQMHQRTHTKEKPFECSECGKRFSRSSYLQTHLRTH, from the exons ATGCTTCAGCAGTCACTTCTTTTAGGGAATTTCTTATCCTTGCAG AAGTGGGATccatccctgaagatggaagcTGAGTTCTCTGAAACAGAAAGAgctcccttggaggaagggcagtggGCCCGAGCCCAGGAGTgttcccaagatgccctctcacgcG agtgtggaaagagattcagagaCAGTAGCGCTCTTCAAAACCATagaagaatccacactggggagaaaccttttgaatgctccgagtgtggaaagagattcagacagAGTAGCCAACTTCAACTGCATCAGAGAACtcacacaaaggagaaaccttttgaatgctcaga tcacagtaccTCTCTTCAaacgcatttaagaacccacactggggagaaaccttttgaatgctcagagtgtggaaagagattcagtcacagtagccatcttcaaacgcatttaagaacccacactggggagaaaccttttgaatgcttagaatgtggaaagagattcagtgacagtAGCCCTCTTCAAATGCATTtcagaacccacactggggagaaaccttttgaatgctcggagtgtggaaagagattcagtcagagtagccatcttcaactgcatcaaagaacccacacaaaggagagaccttttgaatgttcagagtgtggaaagagattcagtcacagtcgCTCTCTTCAAA TGCATCAGAGAACtcacacaaaggagaaaccttttgaatgctcagagtgtggaaagagattcagtcggagtagCTATCTTCAaacgcatttaagaacccac